Proteins found in one Hevea brasiliensis isolate MT/VB/25A 57/8 chromosome 18, ASM3005281v1, whole genome shotgun sequence genomic segment:
- the LOC110649577 gene encoding nuclear pore complex protein NUP98B isoform X1, with amino-acid sequence MAGLSSNPAFTSSSTPAISQSTSASIFGASSSPAFGASTSSIFGSSSNPALTSSSTPAISQSTSASIFGASSSPAFGASSSSIFGSSSASMFTFSSTPALSHSTSESAFGASSSPAFGTSSAPTFTFSSTPALSQSTSASAFGVSSSSAFGGPSTSRFGASSAPMFGSASTPVYALSSNTALCQSTVEASTFPGSGGSRASGFGASSAPSIASSSIPAFTLSTTVALCQSTFGASSTPGFGGSSTPAFATSSTPALATSSTPALTFGSIPAFSHSASASAFGASSAPGFNTSNVPVFVSSSTPAFNFSSTSGLCQTTSTSTFGASSAPTFAASTTPVFTCSPIPAPSLATSVSAFGAPAFGCPSATGFSASSAAAFGGFNAIASGSTNSNTFPFGSSFATPIATSTSFGGSSLSASTLGSSNIFGPAPDGSDKQRFPFGTQTMTGVFGQNGFGPSIFAGKHRGTRIAAYTETEEEFTDNPVGEKLMSITAMPVYKDKSLEELRWEDYQLVHKDRYGNDQSASGFTFGVSTCNPTSFGATSTFHSRPLPASSSLLCSLPSGSLSSQNHTTRFVHTTSCPTSTLSSLNVPNIQLLLQPQFVAPSFQLTNAVAGLSISSVHVITPQSHTLCIPFAPAFGQLVFTSLPTQCPSNVICYGHSIPCLLAFPQPICAFSVGNFAQSPPSGTEGSS; translated from the exons ATGGCTGGTTTATCAAGTAATCCAGCTTTTACTAGTAGCTCAACTCCTGCCATCTCTCAGTCTACTTCTGCATCTATTTTCGGTGCCTCAAGTTCTCCAGCATTTGGTGCATCAACTTCTTCAATATTTGGTTCATCAAGTAATCCAGCACTCACTAGTAGCTCAACTCCTGCTATCTCTCAGTCTACTTCTGCATCTATTTTCGGTGCCTCAAGTTCTCCAGCATTTGGTGCATCAAGTTCTTCAATATTTGGTTCATCAAGTGCTTCCATGTTTACTTTTAGCTCAACTCCTGCACTCTCTCATTCTACTTCTGAATCTGCTTTCGGGGCCTCAAGTTCTCCAGCATTTGGTACATCAAGTGCTCCCACATTTACCTTTAGCTCAACTCCTGCTCTGTCTCAGTCTACTTCGGCATCTGCTTTTGGGGTCTCAAGTTCTTCAGCATTTGGTGGACCAAGTACTTCACGGTTTGGCGCATCAAGTGCTCCAATGTTTGGTTCAGCAAGCACTCCTGTATACGCTTTAAGCTCAAATACCGCTCTCTGTCAGTCTACCGTTGAAGCCTCAACTTTTCCAGGATCTGGTGGATCACGTGCTTCAGGGTTTGGTGCATCAAGTGCTCCATCGATTGCTTCATCGAGTATTCCCGCATTTACTTTAAGCACAACTGTTGCCCTCTGTCAGTCTACTTTTGGAGCCTCAAGTACTCCAGGATTTGGTGGATCAAGCACCCCAGCATTTGCTACCTCAAGCACTCCAGCACTTGCTACCTCAAGCACTCCAGCACTCACTTTTGGCTCAATTCCTGCCTTCAGTCATTCTGCTTCTGCATCTGCTTTTGGTGCCTCAAGTGCTCCAGGGTTTAACACATCAAATGTTCCTGTTTTTGTTTCATCAAGTACTCCAGCATTTAATTTTAGCTCAACTTCTGGCCTATGTCAAACTACTTCTACGTCTACTTTTGGAGCATCAAGCGCCCCAACATTTGCTGCCTCAACCACTCCAGTGTTTACTTGTAGCCCGATTCCTGCCCCCTCTCTGGCTACTTCAGTATCAGCTTTTGGGGCTCCAGCATTTGGTTGTCCAAGTGCTACAGGTTTCAGTGCATCAAGTGCTGCAGCATTTGGCGGCTTCAATGCCATTGCATCTGGATCTACTAATTCAAATACCTTTCCTTTTGGCTCTTCATTTGCCACTCCAATTGCCACTTCAACAAGTTTTGGGGGTTCTAGTCTATCTGCTTCTACACTGGGTAGCTCCAACATATTTGGACCTGCTCCAGATGGTTCTGACAAGCAAAGGTTCCCGTTTG GGACCCAGACAATGACAGGAGTATTTGGACAGAATGGTTTTGGACCTTCAATTTTTGCTGGAAAACATAGAGGAACTAGAATAGCAGCTTACACTGAAACAGAAGAAGAGTTTACCGACAATCCTGTTGGTGAGAAGCTTATGTCTATAACAGCCATGCCTGTCTACAAAGACAAAAGTTTAGAAGAATTAAGATGGGAGGACTACCAATTGGTGCATAAAG ACCGCTATGGAAATGATCAATCTGCCAGTGGGTTTACATTTGGTGTTTCTACCTGCAACCCTACAAGCTTTGGAGCAACATCTACATTTCACTCTCGTCCATTACCAGCATCTTCTTCTTTGCTCTGCTCATTACCGTCTGGCTCATTATCGTCCCAGAATCACACCACGCGATTTGTACACACAACATCATGTCCTACCAGCACATTATCTTCCCTGAATGTACCAAATATCCAATTACTCCTACAACCTCAATTCGTAGCACCCTCTTTCCAGCTGACAAATGCAGTGGCTGGACTGAGTATTTCATCTGTGCATGTTATTACCCCTCAGTCACACACATTGTGTATACCTTTTGCACCTGCATTTGGGCAACTGGTGTTTACAAGCCTGCCAACGCAGTGTCCAAGCAACGTAATTTGTTATGGGCACAGCATC CCTTGTCTCCTGGCTTTTCCTCAGCCTATATGTGCGTTCTCTGTTGGCAACTTTGCTCAGTCACCACCATCAG GGACAGAAGGGAGCAGTTGA
- the LOC110649577 gene encoding nuclear pore complex protein NUP98A isoform X2 → MFTFSSTPALSHSTSESAFGASSSPAFGTSSAPTFTFSSTPALSQSTSASAFGVSSSSAFGGPSTSRFGASSAPMFGSASTPVYALSSNTALCQSTVEASTFPGSGGSRASGFGASSAPSIASSSIPAFTLSTTVALCQSTFGASSTPGFGGSSTPAFATSSTPALATSSTPALTFGSIPAFSHSASASAFGASSAPGFNTSNVPVFVSSSTPAFNFSSTSGLCQTTSTSTFGASSAPTFAASTTPVFTCSPIPAPSLATSVSAFGAPAFGCPSATGFSASSAAAFGGFNAIASGSTNSNTFPFGSSFATPIATSTSFGGSSLSASTLGSSNIFGPAPDGSDKQRFPFGTQTMTGVFGQNGFGPSIFAGKHRGTRIAAYTETEEEFTDNPVGEKLMSITAMPVYKDKSLEELRWEDYQLVHKDRYGNDQSASGFTFGVSTCNPTSFGATSTFHSRPLPASSSLLCSLPSGSLSSQNHTTRFVHTTSCPTSTLSSLNVPNIQLLLQPQFVAPSFQLTNAVAGLSISSVHVITPQSHTLCIPFAPAFGQLVFTSLPTQCPSNVICYGHSIPCLLAFPQPICAFSVGNFAQSPPSGTEGSS, encoded by the exons ATGTTTACTTTTAGCTCAACTCCTGCACTCTCTCATTCTACTTCTGAATCTGCTTTCGGGGCCTCAAGTTCTCCAGCATTTGGTACATCAAGTGCTCCCACATTTACCTTTAGCTCAACTCCTGCTCTGTCTCAGTCTACTTCGGCATCTGCTTTTGGGGTCTCAAGTTCTTCAGCATTTGGTGGACCAAGTACTTCACGGTTTGGCGCATCAAGTGCTCCAATGTTTGGTTCAGCAAGCACTCCTGTATACGCTTTAAGCTCAAATACCGCTCTCTGTCAGTCTACCGTTGAAGCCTCAACTTTTCCAGGATCTGGTGGATCACGTGCTTCAGGGTTTGGTGCATCAAGTGCTCCATCGATTGCTTCATCGAGTATTCCCGCATTTACTTTAAGCACAACTGTTGCCCTCTGTCAGTCTACTTTTGGAGCCTCAAGTACTCCAGGATTTGGTGGATCAAGCACCCCAGCATTTGCTACCTCAAGCACTCCAGCACTTGCTACCTCAAGCACTCCAGCACTCACTTTTGGCTCAATTCCTGCCTTCAGTCATTCTGCTTCTGCATCTGCTTTTGGTGCCTCAAGTGCTCCAGGGTTTAACACATCAAATGTTCCTGTTTTTGTTTCATCAAGTACTCCAGCATTTAATTTTAGCTCAACTTCTGGCCTATGTCAAACTACTTCTACGTCTACTTTTGGAGCATCAAGCGCCCCAACATTTGCTGCCTCAACCACTCCAGTGTTTACTTGTAGCCCGATTCCTGCCCCCTCTCTGGCTACTTCAGTATCAGCTTTTGGGGCTCCAGCATTTGGTTGTCCAAGTGCTACAGGTTTCAGTGCATCAAGTGCTGCAGCATTTGGCGGCTTCAATGCCATTGCATCTGGATCTACTAATTCAAATACCTTTCCTTTTGGCTCTTCATTTGCCACTCCAATTGCCACTTCAACAAGTTTTGGGGGTTCTAGTCTATCTGCTTCTACACTGGGTAGCTCCAACATATTTGGACCTGCTCCAGATGGTTCTGACAAGCAAAGGTTCCCGTTTG GGACCCAGACAATGACAGGAGTATTTGGACAGAATGGTTTTGGACCTTCAATTTTTGCTGGAAAACATAGAGGAACTAGAATAGCAGCTTACACTGAAACAGAAGAAGAGTTTACCGACAATCCTGTTGGTGAGAAGCTTATGTCTATAACAGCCATGCCTGTCTACAAAGACAAAAGTTTAGAAGAATTAAGATGGGAGGACTACCAATTGGTGCATAAAG ACCGCTATGGAAATGATCAATCTGCCAGTGGGTTTACATTTGGTGTTTCTACCTGCAACCCTACAAGCTTTGGAGCAACATCTACATTTCACTCTCGTCCATTACCAGCATCTTCTTCTTTGCTCTGCTCATTACCGTCTGGCTCATTATCGTCCCAGAATCACACCACGCGATTTGTACACACAACATCATGTCCTACCAGCACATTATCTTCCCTGAATGTACCAAATATCCAATTACTCCTACAACCTCAATTCGTAGCACCCTCTTTCCAGCTGACAAATGCAGTGGCTGGACTGAGTATTTCATCTGTGCATGTTATTACCCCTCAGTCACACACATTGTGTATACCTTTTGCACCTGCATTTGGGCAACTGGTGTTTACAAGCCTGCCAACGCAGTGTCCAAGCAACGTAATTTGTTATGGGCACAGCATC CCTTGTCTCCTGGCTTTTCCTCAGCCTATATGTGCGTTCTCTGTTGGCAACTTTGCTCAGTCACCACCATCAG GGACAGAAGGGAGCAGTTGA
- the LOC110649593 gene encoding probable alpha,alpha-trehalose-phosphate synthase [UDP-forming] 7: MMSRSYTNLLDLATGNFPVLSQPREKKRLPRVMTVPGVISELDDDQANSVSSDVPSSVVQDRIIIVANQLPVKAKRRPDNKGWSFSWDEDSLLLQLKDGLPEDMEVIYVGSLRVEVDLSEQDDVSQLLLDRFKCVPAFLPPDILSKFYHGFCKQHLWPLFHYMLPFSVNHGGRFDRSLWEAYVAANKIFSQRVIEVINPEDDYVWIHDYHLMVLPTFLRRRFNRLRMGFFLHSPFPSSEIYRTLPVREEILKALLNSDLIGFHTFDYARHFLSCCSRMLGLEYQSKRGYIGLEYYGRTVGIKIMPVGIHMGQIESVLKLADKEWRVGELKQQFEGRTVLLGVDDMDIFKGVNLKLLAMEQMLKQHPKWQGRAVLVQIANPARGKGKDLEEIQAEIQASCKRINETFGQPGYEPVVFIDKPVSLSERAAYYTIAECVVVAAVRDGMNLTPYEYIVCRQGVSGPESSSESSGPRKSMLVVSEFIGCSPSLSGAIRVNPWNIEATAEAMNEAISMSDSEKQLRHEKHYRYVSTHDVAYWSRSFFQDMERCCRDHFRRLCWGIGLSFGFRVVALDPNFRKLSIDAIVSAYLRSKNRAILLDYDGTIMPQTSINKTPSQEVISIINALCGDVKNTVFIVSGRGRESLGKWFSPCKKLGIAAEHGFFMRWSVDEHWETCGQSSDFGWIQIAEPVMKLYTESTDGSSIETKESALVWHHRDADPGFGASQAKEMLDHLESVLANEPVAVKSGQFIVEVKPQGISKGCVAEKIFTSMAESGRQADFVLCVGDDRSDEDMFEIFGNAITSGVLSSSTSVFACTVGQKPSKAKYYLDDTTDVINMLEALADASD; encoded by the exons ATGATGTCTAGATCGTATACCAATCTCTTAGATCTAGCCACCGGTAACTTTCCGGTACTGAGTCAACCCCGTGAAAAGAAGCGGTTGCCTCGTGTGATGACCGTTCCTGGGGTCATTTCTGAGCTCGATGATGATCAGGCCAATAGCGTGTCCTCTGATGTACCCTCTTCAGTAGTTCAGGACCGTATAATCATCGTAGCCAATCAGCTACCAGTGAAAGCCAAGCGCAGACCAGATAATAAAGGATGGAGTTTTAGCTGGGATGAGGACTCGTTGTTATTGCAATTGAAAGATGGTTTGCCAGAAGATATGGAGGTTATATACGTTGGTTCCTTGCGGGTTGAAGTTGATTTGAGCGAACAAGATGATGTCTCACAGCTTTTATTGGATAGGTTTAAGTGTGTCCCAGCATTTTTGCCTCCTGATATTTTGTCCAAGTTCTATCACGGCTTTTGTAAGCAACATCTGTGGCCTCTTTTTCATTACATGCTTCCCTTTTCAGTTAATCACGGTGGACGGTTTGATCGGTCTCTGTGGGAGGCATATGTGGCAGCAAATAAGATATTTTCACAAAGAGTGATTGAGGTTATAAACCCAGAGGATGACTATGTTTGGATTCATGATTATCATTTGATGGTCCTGCCCACATTTTTGAGAAGAAGGTTTAATAGATTGAGAATGGGGTTCTTTCTTCATAgtccatttccttcatctgaaatATATAGGACGTTACCTGTGAGGGAAGAGATCCTTAAGGCTCTATTGAATTCAGATCTTATTGGCTTTCACACTTTTGATTATGCTCGtcattttctctcttgttgcagTCGAATGCTGGGTTTGGAGTATCAATCAAAGAGAGGTTATATTGGGTTGGAGTATTATGGCAGGACTGTTGGAATAAAGATCATGCCAGTGGGAATTCACATGGGTCAGATCGAATCAGTTTTGAAACTTGCAGATAAGGAATGGAGGGTGGGAGAGCTTAAACAGCAGTTTGAAGGAAGGACTGTTCTGCTTGGTGTTGATGATATGGACATATTTAAAGGTGTGAATTTGAAGCTTTTGGCTATGGAACAGATGCTGAAGCAGCATCCGAAGTGGCAGGGGAGGGCAGTTTTGGTACAGATTGCTAATCCTGCTAGAGGAAAAGGGAAAGATCTTGAGGAGATACAGGCTGAAATACAAGCAAGCTGCAAGAGAATTAATGAAACTTTTGGTCAACCTGGCTATGAACCAGTTGTGTTCATTGATAAGCCTGTTTCACTTAGTGAAAGAGCTGCTTACTATACAATTGCAGAGTGTGTTGTAGTGGCAGCTGTGAGGGATGGGATGAATCTTACTCCTTATGAGTACATTGTTTGCAGACAGGGCGTTTCTGGGCCAGAATCTAGTTCTGAATCCAGTGGGCCCAGAAAGAGCATGCTGGTTGTATCAGAGTTCATTGGATGTTCTCCTTCACTCAGTGGTGCAATTCGGGTCAATCCCTGGAACATTGAAGCAACTGCAGAGGCAATGAATGAGGCAATTTCAATGTCTGATTCTGAGAAGCAATTGCGCCATGAGAAACATTACAGGTATGTCAGCACACACGATGTGGCATACTGGTCAAGAAGCTTCTTCCAAGATATGGAAAGGTGTTGCAGAGACCATTTTAGAAGGCTTTGTTGGGGGATTGGCTTGAGCTTTGGTTTCAGAGTTGTCGCTCTTGATCCTAATTTCAGAAAGTTATCTATTGATGCTATTGTCTCTGCATATTTAAGGTCCAAAAACAGGGCTATATTGTTGGACTATGATGGAACTATAATGCCCCAAACATCCATCAACAAGACCCCAAGTCAAGAGGTCATATCTATCATAAATGCTCTGTGTGGTGATGTGAAGAACACTGTTTTCATTGTAAGTGGTAGAGGTAGGGAAAGTTTAGGCAAGTGGTTCTCTCCTTGCAAGAAGCTTGGAATTGCTGCTGAACATGGCTTTTTCATGAG ATGGTCTGTTGACGAGCACTGGGAGACTTGTGGACAGAGTAGTGATTTCGGATGGATTCAAATAGCTGAGCCTGTCATGAAGTTGTATACAGAATCAACAGATGGCTCTTCTATTGAGACCAAGGAGAGTGCCCTAGTCTGGCATCATAGGGATGCTGATCCAGGTTTTGGAGCCAGCCAGGCCAAGGAGATGTTGGATCATTTAGAAAGCGTGCTAGCAAATGAGCCTGTTGCTGTGAAAAGTGGTCAGTTTATTGTAGAAGTAAAGCCACAG ggAATCAGTAAAGGTTGTGTTGCAGAAAAGATCTTTACATCAATGGCTGAAAGTGGAAGGCAGGCTGACTTTGTATTGTGTGTCGGTGATGACAGATCAGATGAAGACATGTTTGAGATCTTTGGCAATGCAATAACAAGCGGTGTTCTTTCCTCAAGTACATCAGTTTTTGCCTGTACTGTTGGACAAAAACCAAGCAAAGCCAAGTACTATTTGGATGACACGACTGATGTCATAAATATGCTTGAAGCTCTTGCAGATGCTTCAGATTGA